A genomic window from Sanguibacter antarcticus includes:
- a CDS encoding sensor domain-containing phosphodiesterase, translating into MPIATTAPAPATPGGSDLSLAAVITEGWLHCVYQTFVDLDSGHVVAHEALLRGPARTRWASPLFLLDAARADGLLVDLEQASLRASVADASRLSDGRPITLFVNVEPTTLTERPEVVLEAIANRAPHVQVVVEITERALATDIAGVLAGAERLREAGCAIALDDVGVEPESLAFIPLLRPEVVKLDLRLLRSVNDVATQTVASAVRAYAEQSGAEVVAEGIETSDDLTRALVLGATLGQGWFWGRGERHFQTTVPQPERFRATPNGAILRATPYELLGRARRVRRAPKHLLLAQSHALELMAMQSQVPPLLLATFEHARFFTAATVARYVTMGRHLPFVGVFGIDMPRTPAPGVRGSALDPQDPLAAEWTVVVLGAHEAAALMARDLGDTGPDREREFEFVVTHDRGLVTAAAQSLVGRLARC; encoded by the coding sequence GTGCCCATCGCGACCACTGCCCCAGCGCCCGCGACCCCCGGAGGCTCTGACCTCTCGCTCGCGGCGGTCATCACCGAGGGATGGCTGCACTGCGTCTACCAGACGTTCGTCGACCTCGACTCCGGGCACGTCGTCGCGCACGAGGCCCTGCTGCGCGGACCTGCCCGGACACGCTGGGCCTCACCGCTCTTCCTGCTCGACGCCGCCCGCGCAGACGGCCTCCTCGTCGACCTCGAGCAAGCCTCCCTGCGGGCATCGGTCGCCGACGCCAGCCGGCTCTCCGACGGCCGCCCCATCACCCTGTTCGTCAACGTGGAACCCACGACCCTCACGGAACGCCCCGAGGTGGTGCTCGAGGCCATCGCCAACCGCGCACCCCACGTCCAGGTCGTCGTCGAGATCACCGAGCGAGCCCTCGCGACCGACATCGCCGGGGTCCTCGCCGGCGCCGAACGCCTCCGCGAGGCCGGCTGCGCGATCGCCCTCGACGACGTCGGTGTCGAGCCCGAGTCCCTGGCGTTCATCCCGCTCCTGCGCCCTGAGGTCGTCAAGCTCGACCTCCGGCTCCTGCGCTCCGTCAACGACGTCGCCACCCAGACCGTCGCCAGCGCCGTGCGCGCCTACGCCGAGCAGTCCGGAGCCGAGGTCGTCGCCGAAGGGATCGAGACGTCTGACGACCTCACGCGAGCGCTCGTCCTCGGCGCGACGCTCGGGCAAGGCTGGTTCTGGGGGCGCGGCGAACGCCACTTCCAGACCACCGTCCCCCAGCCGGAGCGCTTCCGCGCCACCCCGAACGGCGCGATCCTGCGCGCCACGCCCTACGAGCTCCTCGGCCGCGCACGACGGGTGCGCCGTGCCCCGAAGCACCTGCTGCTCGCCCAGTCCCACGCTCTCGAGCTCATGGCGATGCAGTCGCAGGTGCCCCCGCTCCTGCTCGCCACGTTCGAGCACGCCCGGTTCTTCACCGCGGCGACCGTCGCACGCTACGTCACGATGGGCCGCCACCTGCCGTTCGTCGGGGTCTTCGGCATCGACATGCCCCGCACGCCGGCGCCCGGTGTCCGCGGCAGCGCGCTCGACCCGCAGGACCCGCTGGCTGCCGAGTGGACCGTCGTCGTGCTCGGAGCGCACGAGGCGGCAGCGCTCATGGCGCGCGACCTCGGGGACACCGGCCCGGACCGTGAGCGCGAGTTCGAGTTCGTCGTGACCCACGACCGCGGGCTCGTGACGGCCGCGGCACAGTCGCTCGTCGGGCGCCTCGCCCGCTGCTGA